TCATTTTTCCTTTCAATCACGATTCATTTTTACCTTTTGGGTATATATGAAAATTTTGCTCGGAAAATACCCATAATTTTCCCTTAAATCCGCGTTTTTTGAGGATTTTTTTGTGATAATGGACATACACAGATAGTTTTTCATGCTATATGCCTTATACTCGCTTCGCTCGGCAGTCTTATTATATCTTATCTCATTTTGTTTTTGTTAAACCTTCGTCTAAATTAAGAAAATCTTCCATATTTCCAACCATAAAATACACGTTCTGCGAACACTCTATGATTAAGTGAAACAGCAGTCTTCACAGTTCATCCATATCTCCCCCGCAGATGCGCACCGATATCTCCGTCACATACTCCTCCACCGTCTCCGCCATCAGCTGATCCACCGTGTAAACTTCCAGGAACTCTTCCGCCAGTGTAATCTGATGTTCATCTGCATAAGCAAGAAGTTTCCGGTAAGCCTCCCCGATGTTTCTCCAGTGCCCTTTAAAATAAGTTGTCAGATATTTCCCCGCAGGCATAAAATGGCAGGACATGCCGCCCGGCTTATGTTTCATCAGCAATATTACGTTGCTGTAATTTGCATAGATCTGCCGCCTGACATCTTTTGCATACTGGATGTAACCAATCTCATAACAGATGCTTTTGCTGTTGTTCTCATAAAAATTGATCAGTTCCGCTGTGCGCTCCGCAAATTCTGATTCCGAAACGTCTAAAAATGCATCCATCAGATAATATCTGCCCGGTTTTTCACAGACAAATATTTCATCTTTTTCTTTCTCTAAATATGCCCTGATTTTTTTACTTTTTTCTTCCATCCACTGCCTGCGATCCTTTAACAGCCGGATTTTTTCTGCCAGAATCTGTTCCTCTTTTTCAAACAGCTCCAATAATTTTTCCGGAGTCCGGTCACTTAAAAAGGTCTGGATCTCTTTTAAAGACATACCAAGTTCCTTTAGCATAATGATCGCTTCGAGCACTTCGATCTGATGGATCGAATAATAACGGTACTCGTTATCAAGCACGATCTCCGGCGAAAACAAGCCGATCTTATCATAATGAAATAAAGTGTTTTTGGTGACGTGCATGAGCTTTGCAAGCTCACCAGTTGTCAGATATTGACTTTTGTCCACTTTTAATCTCCCCTCACGAAAAAAGTTCTTGACTATATGGTAACAATATAGTTTATGATAGCATTTGTGTCTCAAAACCGCAATTTCCATCCGCGCTGACACAACATTTAAAAATATTTCAAAGGAGGAACCCATTATGGCACAGTCCATTGGTCAGAAATTCACACCTGTCACTTTATTAAAATTCGCATTACCATCCATGGTCATGATGGTACTCATGTCCTGTTATACAATCACGGACGGGATTTTTATCTCGCGCTTTCTTGGAGATAATGCGCTGTCCGCAGTCAATATCGTCTATCCGGTCATCAATATCGTACTCGCCATCGGCGTCATGCTCGCAACCGGAGGAAGCGCCGTCGTTGCAAAGAAAATGGGCGAAGGGAAAGACGATGAAGCAAAAGATAACTTTTCCATGCTCGTGTTTACCGGTGTTGTGGCGAGTGTTGTCATCCTGATACTGACGATTTTATTTTTAGAGCCAATCTGCCGCGCTCTCGGTGCAAATGATTCATTACTTGCAAACTGCAAGGCATATCTTTTTACCGTTGTTTTATTTGCCCCGGCGTGCATGCTGCAGAGCCTGTTCCAGACGTTCTTCGTGACAGCGGGAAAACCACACATTGGCATGACGTTAGTCATCAGTGCCGGTATCGCAAACGCCGTGTTGGACTATGTATTTTTATCTCCTCTTGGATTTGGCATTGAAGGAGCCGCCTTAGCCACCGGTATCGGTCAGCTCATACCTGCAGTCGTGGGACTCTTCTACTTTTTCTTTGTCAGGGGAGATCTTTATTTTACAAAATTTCATTTTCATGGAAGTGTCCTTTCTACTGCAAGTTTTAACGGTGCATCCGAGATGGTAACGAATATTGCAAACGCTGTGATTACTTATGCATTTAACAAAATCATGCTGCGCCTTGCCGGCGAAAACGGTGTTGCCGCAATCACGATACTGCTTTATTCCCAATTTTTATTTAATGCTCTTTTTCTTGGATTTTCCATGGGTGTTGCACCTGTGATCAGTTACAATTACGGTGCAAAAAATACAGGCGGACTGAAAAGCGTCTGCAAAATCTGCAGACGCTTCGTGATCGTTTCTTCTATTATAATTACTATTTGCTGTAACCTGCTCTCCGAGCCGATCGTACTTTTGTTTGTGGGTGGAAAAACAGCGACTTATGACCTTGCCGTCAGCGGTTTTTCGGTATTCTGTGTGACCTTTTTGTTCAGCGGTTATAACATTTTTTCATCCGCTCTCTTTACGGCACTCTCAGACGGTAAAACCTCGGCAATCATATCCTTTACAAGAACCTTTGTTTTTATCCTGCTGTCACTCCTCACACTGCCAGTCATTTGGGATGTGACCGGTGTGTGGCTCGCAATCCCGGTGGCAGAGTTTGTGACACTGTTTTTATCGATTTTTTATCAGCGCCGCAAACGGACGGTTTATCATTACGCCTGAGCAGCCGCTTTCTTTCCAAGGTATGCCAGAACATCTTTTCTGGTTACGATTCCGATAAATACCCTTTTATCATCTACAACAGGAACGAAGTTCTGGTTCATTACCTTGTCAAACAGATTCTCCATGGATTCATCGATCTTTACCGCCTGATTATCCCTTCTACGCTCAATCGACGTGATCGGCATATCCTCAAGCAGTTTCAGATCCGGGAAATTGCGGTCCTTTAAAAACCATAGTAAATCACCTTCTGTGATCGTACCGATATATTTTCCTTCCACGCTAAGCAGCGGAATAGCTGTATAACCATGATGTTCCATTTTCTCAAGCACCTGACGCATGGTGTCCGTTTCTTCCACATGTGCTACGTCTTCCTTCGGTGTCAGAAAAAATAAAATGTTCATATGTGTTGCCCCCATTTGTTTATTGATTTGTGTGTTTTGATTATACTACCATTTCGGGGGTTGGACAACAAGGGAGTTATAACCTTACTATTTTCATTCCTCATCCACTAAAATCATTTCAAATATTTCATCACTTACCCTAAGTTCATGCATACTCTGGTTCTTCGCCAGATATGGTAACACCATTAATTTCTGTTGCACTTTTCCTTTATTATCAATTTCAAAATCATACTCAGAAAGTTTTGATTCCAGGCAAGCCGCATAAAATTGTTGTGCAGACAATCTTGTTTTCACACCAGTCATATGTAAAAAGTTCATATCCCGAAATCCTACATTTACTGTCTTTATATCTTTCCTTTCCCGATATATGATTAGAAACTGTTTATCATTCAGTTTTTCTTCGTATTGCTTTACAGCTTCTATCATAATCTTTAAAGCTGCTTTCTTGTCATACTTTGCCATCCATACCCCATTAACTTGAAAAAGGCTGCCCTTTCGGACAACCTTTTCTCTTTTCTTTTAATGCTGATTTTCTGTTGTCTGCCAGCCTACGAACTGGCTAAAATGTCAGATTTTTAAGGTGTCAGCGCACCCAGACAGATTTATCTGTCTGGGTACTATTATTATATGAACACCGTCTTTTTATGTCAAACAAAGCAAATTCTTTTCTGAAAATTTTATGCATAATTACAACATCTGCACTAGCTACCCCTAATACAAATAAAACCCCCGTATACTACCATTTCCAGCAATATACGGGGACATTTCTCAATCGTTATTTAGCTGTAATCGGGACTTATCTGCTAATTGATTAGCAAACACCCTGAGCTAACATAGCATCTACAACCTTCTCAAATCCAGCAATATTTGCACCAGCAACATAGTCTGTCTGACCACCAACAGTTGCATTGTATCTCTTTGCAGCATCAGAAATGTTAGCGTAGATCGTCTCCATGATTCCTTTGAGTTTTCCATCCACTTCTTCGAATGTCCAGGAAAGTCTCTCGGAGTTCTGGCTCATCTCAAGTGCAGATGTAGCAACACCACCGGCATTGGCAGCTTTACCACCTACGAATAATACACCGTTCTCCTGCAGATATTTGGTAGCTTCCAGTGTTGTAGGCATGTTAGCACCCTCTGTTACGGAAGTAACACCGTTTGCAACTAACATCTTAGCATCTTCAAGGTCTAACTCGTTCTGTGTAGCACATGGAAGAGCTAAATCTACTTTGTACTGCCATACACCGTGCTCACCATTCTGTTTTGCATGATACTCTGCAGATGATTTTGCAGCTGCGTACTCTGTCAGACGTGCACGTTTTACTTCTTTTACTTCTTTTAATAATGCAACATCGATTCCTTCCGGATCATAGATCCAGCCTGTAGAATCAGAACATGTTACAACTTTAACGCCTAACTGCTGTGCTTTCTCGATTGCGTAGATAGCTACGTTACCAGATCCGGAAACTGCGGCTGTCTTGCCTTCAAGACTCATGCCGTGATCTTTCCATAATGCGTTTGTCAGGTATAACAGACCATATCCGGTAGCCTGTGTACGGGCAAGAGATCCACCATAGGTAAGTCCTTTTCCTGTAAGAACACCTTCGAAGGAACCACGGATTCTCTTATACTGTCCGAACATGAAACCGATCTCTCTTGCACCTGTTCCGATATCTCCGGCTGGTACGTCGACGTCTGCACCGATGTATTTTGAAAGCTCTGTCATAAAGCTCTGGCAGAATGCCATGATCTCTCTGTCTGATTTGCCCTTAGGATCGAAATCAGAACCACCTTTACCACCA
The Roseburia rectibacter DNA segment above includes these coding regions:
- a CDS encoding MerR family transcriptional regulator; this translates as MDKSQYLTTGELAKLMHVTKNTLFHYDKIGLFSPEIVLDNEYRYYSIHQIEVLEAIIMLKELGMSLKEIQTFLSDRTPEKLLELFEKEEQILAEKIRLLKDRRQWMEEKSKKIRAYLEKEKDEIFVCEKPGRYYLMDAFLDVSESEFAERTAELINFYENNSKSICYEIGYIQYAKDVRRQIYANYSNVILLMKHKPGGMSCHFMPAGKYLTTYFKGHWRNIGEAYRKLLAYADEHQITLAEEFLEVYTVDQLMAETVEEYVTEISVRICGGDMDEL
- a CDS encoding MATE family efflux transporter — its product is MAQSIGQKFTPVTLLKFALPSMVMMVLMSCYTITDGIFISRFLGDNALSAVNIVYPVINIVLAIGVMLATGGSAVVAKKMGEGKDDEAKDNFSMLVFTGVVASVVILILTILFLEPICRALGANDSLLANCKAYLFTVVLFAPACMLQSLFQTFFVTAGKPHIGMTLVISAGIANAVLDYVFLSPLGFGIEGAALATGIGQLIPAVVGLFYFFFVRGDLYFTKFHFHGSVLSTASFNGASEMVTNIANAVITYAFNKIMLRLAGENGVAAITILLYSQFLFNALFLGFSMGVAPVISYNYGAKNTGGLKSVCKICRRFVIVSSIIITICCNLLSEPIVLLFVGGKTATYDLAVSGFSVFCVTFLFSGYNIFSSALFTALSDGKTSAIISFTRTFVFILLSLLTLPVIWDVTGVWLAIPVAEFVTLFLSIFYQRRKRTVYHYA
- a CDS encoding CBS domain-containing protein codes for the protein MNILFFLTPKEDVAHVEETDTMRQVLEKMEHHGYTAIPLLSVEGKYIGTITEGDLLWFLKDRNFPDLKLLEDMPITSIERRRDNQAVKIDESMENLFDKVMNQNFVPVVDDKRVFIGIVTRKDVLAYLGKKAAAQA
- a CDS encoding PBECR4 domain-containing protein gives rise to the protein MAKYDKKAALKIMIEAVKQYEEKLNDKQFLIIYRERKDIKTVNVGFRDMNFLHMTGVKTRLSAQQFYAACLESKLSEYDFEIDNKGKVQQKLMVLPYLAKNQSMHELRVSDEIFEMILVDEE
- the gdhA gene encoding NADP-specific glutamate dehydrogenase, coding for MGYVDEVLEVVKKKNADQPEFLQAVTEVLDSLRPVIDANEELYRKNAILERITEPDRQIMFRVPWVDDNGQVQVNRGFRVQFNNAIGPYKGGLRLHPSVNLGIIKFLGFEQIFKNSLTTLPIGGGKGGSDFDPKGKSDREIMAFCQSFMTELSKYIGADVDVPAGDIGTGAREIGFMFGQYKRIRGSFEGVLTGKGLTYGGSLARTQATGYGLLYLTNALWKDHGMSLEGKTAAVSGSGNVAIYAIEKAQQLGVKVVTCSDSTGWIYDPEGIDVALLKEVKEVKRARLTEYAAAKSSAEYHAKQNGEHGVWQYKVDLALPCATQNELDLEDAKMLVANGVTSVTEGANMPTTLEATKYLQENGVLFVGGKAANAGGVATSALEMSQNSERLSWTFEEVDGKLKGIMETIYANISDAAKRYNATVGGQTDYVAGANIAGFEKVVDAMLAQGVC